A part of Streptantibioticus cattleyicolor NRRL 8057 = DSM 46488 genomic DNA contains:
- the argS gene encoding arginine--tRNA ligase produces MTPADLATVISDGVHTAIQSGRISGEVPEEIRVERSRHRSHGDYSTNVAMRLAKSAGLPARTVAEVLAPLVAAADGVARAEVAGPGFLNITLEGAALGALAREIVLAGDAYGRTDRLGGLRLNLEFVSANPTGPVHIGGARWAVVGDVLARLLDAAGADVSREYYFNDAGVQIDRFVRSLLAAARGEPVPEDGYSGAYIEEIAAAVVRRRPGVLDLPEPEAAAVFRTEGTALMFAEIKSSLAAFGTRFDTYFNEKDLHDRGGLDAAVARLREGGHVFEADGAVWLRTTDFGDDKDRVLVKGDGSWTYFTADCAYYLDKRSRGFERVVIMLGADHAGYVGRMRAMAACFGDDPDTRLEILIGQLVNLVKDGKPVRMSKRAGTVLTLDDLVEAVGVDAARYALARASVDAMIDLDIDLLTRQSNDNPVYYVQYAHTRPCAVLRKAEQAGIGKGTLQDFDPSLLTHEREVDLLAALAAFPQVVAAAATLREPHRVAHYLEALAGTYHRFYDACRILPRDGETPDDRTRARLWLTEASRLVLGNGLRLLGVSAPERM; encoded by the coding sequence GTGACTCCAGCAGATCTCGCGACCGTCATATCCGACGGCGTACACACGGCCATCCAGTCAGGACGCATCTCGGGTGAGGTGCCCGAGGAGATCCGTGTGGAGCGCTCACGCCACCGGAGCCACGGTGACTACTCGACCAACGTCGCCATGCGGCTCGCCAAGTCCGCGGGGCTGCCCGCCCGGACCGTGGCCGAGGTGCTGGCGCCGCTGGTGGCCGCGGCGGACGGGGTCGCCAGGGCCGAGGTCGCGGGGCCCGGGTTCCTCAACATCACGCTGGAGGGCGCGGCGCTCGGCGCCCTGGCCCGGGAGATCGTGCTGGCCGGTGACGCCTACGGCCGCACCGATCGGCTCGGCGGCCTGCGGCTCAACCTGGAGTTCGTCTCGGCGAACCCGACCGGGCCGGTGCACATCGGCGGTGCCCGGTGGGCGGTGGTGGGCGATGTGCTGGCCCGGCTGCTCGACGCCGCGGGCGCTGATGTGTCGCGGGAGTACTACTTCAACGACGCCGGGGTGCAGATCGACCGCTTCGTCCGCTCGCTGCTCGCCGCGGCGCGGGGCGAGCCGGTGCCGGAGGACGGCTACAGCGGCGCGTACATCGAGGAGATCGCCGCCGCCGTGGTGCGTCGGCGCCCCGGTGTGCTCGACCTGCCGGAGCCGGAGGCCGCCGCCGTCTTCCGGACCGAGGGCACGGCGCTGATGTTCGCCGAGATCAAGTCGTCGCTGGCGGCGTTCGGTACCCGCTTCGACACCTACTTCAACGAGAAGGACCTGCACGACCGGGGCGGCCTGGACGCCGCCGTGGCCCGGCTGCGCGAGGGCGGCCATGTCTTCGAGGCCGACGGCGCGGTGTGGCTGCGCACCACGGACTTCGGCGACGACAAGGACCGGGTGCTGGTCAAGGGCGACGGCTCCTGGACGTACTTCACCGCGGACTGCGCGTACTACCTCGACAAGCGGTCCCGGGGGTTCGAGCGGGTGGTCATCATGCTCGGCGCCGACCACGCGGGGTACGTGGGCCGGATGCGGGCCATGGCGGCGTGCTTCGGCGACGATCCGGACACCCGTCTGGAGATCCTCATCGGCCAGTTGGTCAACCTCGTCAAGGACGGGAAGCCGGTGCGGATGAGCAAGCGGGCGGGCACCGTGCTCACCCTGGACGACCTGGTCGAGGCGGTCGGTGTGGACGCCGCGCGGTACGCCCTGGCGAGGGCGAGCGTGGACGCGATGATCGACCTCGACATCGACCTGCTCACCCGGCAGTCCAACGACAACCCGGTGTACTACGTCCAGTACGCGCACACCCGGCCGTGCGCCGTCCTGCGCAAGGCGGAACAGGCCGGGATCGGCAAGGGCACCCTGCAAGACTTCGACCCCTCGCTGCTCACCCACGAACGGGAAGTGGACCTGCTGGCCGCGCTGGCCGCGTTCCCGCAGGTCGTGGCCGCCGCCGCCACGCTGCGCGAGCCGCACCGGGTGGCCCACTACCTGGAGGCGCTGGCCGGCACCTACCACCGTTTCTACGACGCCTGCCGCATCCTGCCGAGGGACGGCGAGACCCCGGACGACCGCACCCGGGCCCGGCTGTGGCTGACGGAGGCCAGCAGGCTGGTGCTGGGCAACGGGCTGCGGCTGCTGGGGGTTTCGGCGCCGGAACGGATGTGA
- a CDS encoding enolase C-terminal domain-like protein has product MANGDRRTGGAAGTVDAVRVHAFEYPTDGPDGVEQDGTLEWDSTTVVLVEIDGGGHTGIGYTYGDVSVAALAESKVAPALLGADPLAPPAAWHHVFGRIRNAGRPGVGAMAVSAADIALWDLKAKLLDLPMFQVLPAFHDRVPVYGSGGFTNYPLPRLADQLTGWAQQGIPRVKLKTSRDPSADPARLTAVRQAVGPDTELFTDANGALSRKEALYWSRRFADEWDVRWFEEPVTSDDPAGLRMLRDHGPGRLEIAAGEYGYVLRDFAALLEAGAVDCLQADVTRCGGLTGLLQVAGAAAAAHVDLSAHCAPAVSAHAFCAVQRLRHLEYFHDHVRIERMLFDGTLSPRGGELCPDPGRPGLGLRVKWADAEAHRVHGPERA; this is encoded by the coding sequence ATGGCGAACGGTGACCGCCGCACCGGCGGCGCGGCCGGAACCGTCGACGCCGTCCGCGTGCACGCCTTCGAGTACCCCACCGACGGCCCGGACGGCGTCGAGCAGGACGGGACGCTGGAGTGGGACTCCACCACCGTCGTCCTGGTGGAGATCGACGGCGGCGGGCACACCGGCATCGGATACACCTACGGGGACGTGTCGGTGGCCGCCCTCGCCGAGTCCAAGGTCGCGCCCGCGCTGCTCGGGGCGGATCCGCTGGCGCCGCCCGCCGCCTGGCACCACGTCTTCGGCCGGATCCGCAACGCCGGACGCCCCGGGGTGGGGGCGATGGCGGTCTCGGCGGCCGACATCGCCCTGTGGGACCTCAAGGCCAAGCTGCTCGACCTGCCGATGTTCCAGGTGCTGCCGGCCTTCCACGACCGGGTACCGGTCTACGGCAGCGGCGGCTTCACCAACTACCCCCTGCCACGCCTCGCCGACCAGCTCACCGGATGGGCACAACAGGGCATCCCCCGGGTCAAACTGAAGACCTCCCGTGACCCCTCGGCCGACCCCGCACGGCTGACCGCCGTCCGCCAGGCCGTCGGCCCGGACACCGAACTGTTCACCGACGCCAACGGCGCCCTCTCCCGCAAGGAGGCGCTCTACTGGTCCCGGCGGTTCGCCGACGAGTGGGACGTGCGGTGGTTCGAGGAACCGGTGACCTCCGACGACCCGGCCGGACTGCGCATGCTGCGCGACCACGGCCCCGGACGGCTGGAGATCGCGGCGGGCGAATACGGTTACGTGCTGCGGGACTTCGCGGCGCTGCTGGAAGCCGGCGCGGTCGACTGCCTGCAGGCCGACGTCACCCGCTGCGGCGGCCTCACCGGCCTGCTCCAGGTCGCCGGCGCCGCAGCCGCCGCACACGTCGACCTGTCCGCGCACTGCGCCCCCGCGGTCTCCGCCCACGCCTTCTGCGCCGTGCAGCGGCTGCGGCACCTGGAGTACTTCCACGACCACGTGCGCATCGAGCGGATGCTCTTCGACGGCACGTTGTCACCGCGCGGCGGCGAACTCTGCCCCGACCCCGGCCGCCCCGGACTCGGCCTCCGCGTGAAGTGGGCCGACGCGGAGGCACACCGCGTCCACGGCCCGGAACGCGCTTGA
- a CDS encoding thiamine pyrophosphate-requiring protein, whose translation MAQVADFVLDRLRQWGVHRVYGYPGDGINGMLGAFDRAQGDPEFIQVRHEEMAAFMACAHAKFTGEVGCCTATSGPGAVHLLNGLYDAKLDHQPVVAVIGQQKRLCLGSHYQQEIALEQLFADVSEYCQMVVEPAQARHVIDRAFKTALTRRSVATVIIPEDIQEAEAQPSPPKTHGAVFSSVGWSRPRVLPNEDELRKAAEILNAGEKVAMIVGQGAAEAEAEVVETAELLGAGVAKALLGREVLPDDLPFVTGPIGLLGTKASDNMIRGCDTLLMVGTSFPYAEWLPDEGQARGVEIDIDGRMIGIRYPMDAHLVADSRESLKALIPLLRRKEDRGWRKKIEKDIAEWNDILDKRAGQHFEGRINPQAVAHTLSPKLPDGCILTADSGSGTNWWARHLKLRKGMRASLSGTLATMGPGTPYAIAARFAYPDRPVIAFVGDGAFQMNGMNEMITIKRYWDRLAGGPPFIFCVFNNQDLNQVTWEQRAMAGDPKFPGSQHIPDVPYAQYAELLGLKGVYCDKPKKIGEAWDEALAADRPVVLEFKVDQEIAPIPPHIMAAQGKKAAKAAVHDPEKAGIATRGVRQKLTEIAEHLPGRDHGER comes from the coding sequence ATGGCTCAGGTCGCCGATTTCGTGCTGGACAGGCTGCGCCAATGGGGGGTGCACCGGGTCTACGGCTATCCCGGTGACGGCATCAACGGCATGCTCGGCGCGTTCGACCGGGCCCAGGGCGACCCCGAGTTCATCCAGGTGCGCCACGAGGAGATGGCCGCCTTCATGGCGTGCGCCCACGCCAAGTTCACCGGCGAGGTCGGCTGCTGCACCGCGACCTCCGGCCCCGGCGCGGTCCACCTGCTCAACGGGTTGTACGACGCCAAGCTCGACCACCAGCCCGTGGTCGCCGTCATCGGGCAGCAGAAACGGCTGTGCCTGGGCTCCCATTACCAGCAGGAGATCGCCCTGGAGCAGCTCTTCGCGGACGTCTCCGAATACTGCCAGATGGTGGTGGAGCCGGCCCAGGCCCGCCACGTCATCGACCGGGCCTTCAAGACGGCGCTGACCAGGCGCTCGGTGGCCACCGTCATCATCCCCGAGGACATCCAGGAAGCCGAGGCGCAGCCGTCGCCGCCCAAGACGCACGGCGCCGTCTTCTCCAGCGTCGGCTGGAGCCGCCCGCGGGTGCTGCCCAACGAGGACGAGCTGCGCAAGGCGGCCGAGATCCTCAACGCCGGCGAGAAGGTGGCGATGATCGTCGGACAGGGCGCCGCCGAGGCCGAGGCGGAGGTCGTGGAGACCGCCGAACTGCTCGGCGCCGGGGTGGCCAAGGCGCTGCTCGGCCGCGAAGTCCTCCCCGACGACCTGCCGTTCGTGACCGGACCCATCGGCCTGCTGGGCACCAAGGCCAGTGACAACATGATCCGCGGCTGCGACACCCTGCTGATGGTCGGCACCAGCTTCCCCTACGCCGAATGGCTGCCCGACGAGGGACAGGCTCGCGGCGTCGAGATCGACATCGACGGCCGGATGATCGGCATCCGCTACCCCATGGACGCCCACCTCGTCGCGGACTCCAGGGAAAGCCTCAAGGCCCTCATCCCGCTGCTGCGGCGCAAGGAGGACCGAGGCTGGCGCAAGAAGATCGAAAAAGACATCGCGGAGTGGAACGACATCCTCGACAAGCGCGCCGGCCAGCACTTCGAGGGGCGTATCAACCCCCAGGCGGTGGCCCACACCCTCTCCCCGAAGCTGCCGGACGGCTGCATCCTGACCGCCGACTCCGGCTCCGGCACCAACTGGTGGGCCCGCCACCTCAAACTCCGCAAGGGCATGCGGGCCTCCCTCTCCGGCACCCTGGCGACCATGGGACCAGGCACCCCCTACGCCATCGCGGCCCGCTTCGCCTACCCCGACCGCCCGGTGATCGCCTTCGTCGGGGACGGCGCGTTCCAGATGAACGGCATGAACGAGATGATCACCATCAAGCGGTACTGGGACCGGCTGGCCGGCGGACCGCCCTTCATCTTCTGCGTCTTCAACAACCAGGACCTCAACCAGGTCACCTGGGAACAGCGCGCCATGGCCGGCGACCCCAAGTTCCCCGGCTCCCAGCACATCCCCGACGTGCCCTACGCGCAGTACGCCGAACTGCTCGGCCTCAAGGGCGTCTACTGCGACAAGCCCAAGAAGATCGGCGAGGCGTGGGACGAGGCGCTGGCCGCCGACCGCCCGGTGGTGCTGGAGTTCAAGGTCGACCAGGAGATCGCGCCGATCCCGCCGCACATCATGGCCGCCCAGGGCAAGAAGGCGGCCAAGGCAGCCGTCCACGACCCGGAGAAGGCCGGCATCGCCACCCGCGGTGTACGGCAGAAGCTCACCGAGATCGCGGAGCACCTGCCTGGACGGGACCATGGCGAACGGTGA
- a CDS encoding MFS transporter, producing the protein MTAEASTPAHDTAGRAGPRARSAPVVPGVLALVTLCASHFMDAIDLSDVGVALPAIQHGLGMSPASLQWVVSAYALGYGGFLLLGGRAADLLGRRRTFLTAVAVFAVVGVLGAVAPGGAALIGARLVKGVAAGFLAPAALSLITTNWPEGRERGRALGWYATAGAGGFVGGLVLGGALTEVSWRLVFALPVPIAVAAFAAGGRLLPPDPPRAARRRIDVAGALTVTGGLLVCVYAIAQAPDHGWTSVRTIALFTVAVLLLAAFLRLEARRADALVPLSFLTRRRSAGTNLTIFAMWGAYTSFAFLATLYLQNVLGWSPLATSGAFVPLGLVNGAVAPFAGRLAARFGTQRVIATGMLLLAASYAMFLRIGPEASFVSVVLPVMVLNGLGTAATFPALNMSAVSGVADRDQGLAGALLNTSMQIGGAVVLAVVTAVTEAGRRAGGGADPSAGYLPATAVVIGVVLAGLAATTLLRDTREPTTTAPRGNTRQGEAS; encoded by the coding sequence ATGACGGCCGAAGCCTCCACGCCGGCGCACGACACCGCAGGACGGGCGGGGCCCCGGGCCCGGTCCGCGCCGGTGGTGCCCGGCGTGCTCGCCCTGGTGACCTTGTGCGCCTCGCACTTCATGGACGCGATCGACCTGTCCGACGTGGGGGTCGCCCTCCCCGCGATCCAGCACGGTCTGGGCATGTCGCCGGCGTCCTTGCAGTGGGTGGTCTCCGCGTACGCGCTCGGCTACGGCGGGTTCCTGCTGCTGGGCGGCCGGGCGGCGGATCTGCTCGGGCGCCGGCGGACCTTCCTCACGGCGGTCGCGGTGTTCGCGGTGGTCGGCGTCCTCGGAGCGGTCGCCCCCGGCGGCGCGGCGCTCATCGGGGCCCGGCTGGTCAAGGGGGTGGCCGCCGGTTTCCTCGCCCCGGCCGCCCTGTCGCTGATCACCACCAACTGGCCGGAGGGGCGCGAGCGGGGGCGGGCGCTGGGCTGGTACGCCACCGCGGGCGCCGGCGGGTTCGTCGGCGGGCTGGTGCTCGGCGGTGCGCTCACCGAGGTCTCGTGGCGGCTGGTCTTCGCGCTGCCGGTGCCCATCGCCGTGGCCGCGTTCGCCGCCGGCGGCCGGCTGCTGCCGCCCGACCCGCCGCGCGCCGCGCGGCGGCGGATCGACGTCGCCGGTGCGCTGACCGTCACCGGAGGGCTCCTCGTCTGCGTCTACGCCATCGCGCAGGCCCCGGACCACGGCTGGACGTCGGTGCGCACCATCGCCCTGTTCACGGTGGCGGTGCTGCTGCTCGCCGCGTTCCTGCGGCTGGAGGCACGGCGGGCCGACGCGTTGGTGCCGTTGTCCTTCCTCACCCGGCGCCGGAGCGCCGGCACCAATCTGACGATCTTCGCGATGTGGGGTGCCTACACCTCCTTCGCGTTCCTCGCCACGCTCTACCTGCAGAACGTGCTGGGCTGGTCGCCGCTGGCCACGTCCGGTGCCTTCGTCCCGCTCGGGCTGGTCAACGGCGCGGTGGCCCCGTTCGCGGGACGTCTGGCGGCCCGGTTCGGCACGCAGCGGGTGATCGCCACGGGGATGCTGCTGCTGGCCGCGTCCTACGCGATGTTCCTGCGGATCGGGCCCGAGGCGTCCTTCGTGTCGGTGGTGCTGCCGGTGATGGTCCTCAACGGCCTGGGTACGGCCGCCACGTTCCCCGCGCTGAACATGAGCGCGGTCTCCGGGGTGGCCGACCGCGACCAGGGCCTCGCCGGGGCGCTGCTCAACACCTCGATGCAGATCGGCGGGGCCGTGGTGCTGGCCGTCGTCACCGCGGTGACGGAGGCCGGGCGGCGGGCGGGCGGCGGCGCGGATCCGTCGGCCGGATACCTCCCGGCGACCGCGGTCGTCATCGGCGTCGTCCTCGCGGGCCTCGCCGCCACCACGCTCCTGCGGGACACGCGGGAGCCCACCACCACCGCTCCGCGCGGTAACACCCGGCAAGGAGAAGCGTCATGA
- a CDS encoding ABC transporter permease has translation MLTTALRNLLADKARLVMTALAICLGVAFVSGTLVFADSAAQAQRAAASRSFADIAVTVTPKDPPPGTAATPRTAVLDDALAGKLARVPGVTAVRPSVDGTATLDAADGSPLRAGSAWANPAAAYLPGPDGTDSRYPLAEGRAPGNGGELAVDSGTAAAGHLRLGDPVTLATDGPVMTKRLVGIVTTKDPRVTAGGTLTLFDKATAQRLFASPGRYTAIDLSATPGTDPYQLQRRVTAVLPAAGAEAVTGAAQAAQQAAYVDTLTRGYVKLPLVLAGVSLFIGSFLIVNTFSTLVTRRARQIALLRAIGASRRQVVRSVLAEAAALGLAASGAGFLLGLGVAAVLPGVLGDARHALPSGPLVIAPRSVVAALGAGVGVTVLAAWLPSRRAAKVAPVEAMRSAEQPPSAVRSRIRGVAGVAGLVLGVGLLASLTGAKDASVANLRAAMLGCALLVVGLTGSAPLLAGPVIGVAGRLTGRFGVAGRLAVRNALRDPRRTAATASALMVSTALVAGLAVIGDSTGRALDRQAAAGLTADYVIGARTPTVGITPSTVRRVAKTPGVRTAVPVADSTLLTGGRLRQISGIDPGAVGTVLALDFVSGSPDRLGPGRIAVSATMARESGLRTGSGLVAGLGRDHAPGRYTVVGVYQDNPVAHDALATRDEVWRHGFTPGSAQRVLVRTTDGATPATQRRLRTALGHNPLLTVEDRRQLVDEAAGVMGDLLTLMYGLLAVGTVIAALGVVNPLALSVSERTREIGVLRALGMDRAAIRRMIRLESVTVAAFGTLLGLAGGLFAAWAVGALANGAMAHYTLVLPWGTLLAVCLLSLAVGVLAAAVPARRAAALSPLEAVAKA, from the coding sequence ATGCTGACAACAGCCCTGCGCAACCTCCTCGCGGACAAGGCACGCCTGGTCATGACCGCCCTCGCCATCTGCCTGGGGGTCGCCTTCGTCTCCGGCACCCTCGTCTTCGCGGACTCCGCCGCCCAGGCCCAACGCGCCGCCGCCTCACGGAGCTTCGCGGACATCGCGGTCACCGTGACCCCGAAGGACCCGCCGCCCGGCACCGCCGCCACCCCGCGCACCGCAGTGCTCGACGACGCGCTCGCCGGGAAACTGGCCCGGGTCCCCGGTGTCACCGCCGTACGGCCCTCGGTCGACGGGACGGCCACCCTCGACGCGGCGGACGGCTCCCCACTACGGGCCGGCTCGGCGTGGGCCAACCCGGCCGCCGCCTACCTGCCGGGCCCCGACGGCACGGACAGCCGCTACCCGCTGGCCGAGGGCCGCGCCCCGGGGAACGGCGGCGAACTCGCGGTGGACTCCGGCACCGCCGCCGCCGGCCACCTGCGCCTCGGCGACCCGGTCACGCTGGCCACCGACGGACCGGTCATGACCAAGCGGCTCGTCGGCATCGTCACCACCAAGGACCCCCGGGTGACCGCCGGCGGCACCCTCACCCTGTTCGACAAGGCGACCGCCCAGCGGCTCTTCGCCTCCCCGGGGCGCTACACCGCGATCGACCTGTCCGCGACCCCCGGCACCGACCCGTACCAACTCCAGCGCCGGGTCACCGCCGTGCTCCCGGCCGCCGGGGCCGAGGCCGTCACCGGCGCCGCCCAGGCCGCCCAGCAGGCCGCCTACGTGGACACGCTGACCCGGGGGTACGTGAAGCTGCCGCTGGTCCTGGCCGGTGTGTCGCTGTTCATCGGCTCGTTCCTGATCGTCAACACCTTCTCCACGCTGGTGACGCGGCGCGCCCGGCAGATCGCGCTGCTGCGGGCGATCGGCGCGTCACGCCGCCAGGTGGTCCGTTCCGTCCTCGCGGAGGCGGCTGCGCTCGGCCTCGCCGCGTCGGGCGCCGGTTTCCTGCTCGGCCTCGGCGTCGCCGCCGTGCTGCCCGGTGTCCTCGGTGACGCGCGACACGCCCTGCCGAGCGGCCCGTTGGTGATCGCGCCGCGGTCGGTGGTGGCGGCGCTCGGGGCCGGGGTGGGGGTCACCGTGCTCGCCGCGTGGCTGCCCTCGCGCAGGGCGGCGAAGGTCGCGCCGGTCGAGGCGATGCGCTCGGCCGAGCAGCCGCCCTCCGCCGTCCGGTCCCGGATCCGTGGCGTGGCCGGGGTGGCCGGGCTCGTCCTCGGCGTCGGCCTGCTGGCGTCGCTCACCGGCGCGAAGGACGCCTCGGTGGCCAACCTCCGTGCCGCGATGCTCGGTTGCGCCCTCCTCGTCGTCGGTCTGACCGGGTCGGCGCCGCTGCTCGCCGGTCCGGTGATCGGGGTGGCCGGGCGGCTGACCGGGCGCTTCGGGGTCGCCGGCCGGCTCGCGGTGCGGAACGCGCTGCGCGACCCGCGGCGTACCGCGGCCACCGCCTCCGCCCTGATGGTCAGCACGGCACTGGTCGCCGGGCTCGCCGTCATCGGCGACTCCACCGGGCGGGCCCTCGACCGCCAGGCCGCGGCCGGTCTCACCGCCGACTACGTGATCGGCGCCCGCACCCCCACCGTCGGCATCACCCCGTCCACCGTACGGCGCGTGGCCAAAACCCCCGGGGTGCGCACGGCGGTCCCCGTCGCCGACTCCACCCTGCTCACCGGCGGCCGTCTCCGGCAGATCTCCGGCATCGACCCCGGCGCCGTCGGCACCGTGCTCGCCCTCGACTTCGTCAGCGGCTCCCCGGACCGCCTCGGACCGGGCCGGATCGCCGTCTCCGCGACCATGGCCCGCGAATCCGGCCTGCGCACCGGCAGCGGCCTCGTCGCCGGCCTGGGCCGCGACCACGCCCCCGGGCGGTACACCGTCGTCGGCGTCTACCAGGACAACCCCGTCGCCCACGACGCGCTCGCCACCCGCGACGAGGTCTGGCGGCACGGCTTCACCCCCGGCTCCGCCCAGCGCGTCCTCGTCCGCACCACCGACGGCGCGACCCCGGCCACGCAGCGGCGGCTGCGCACCGCGCTGGGCCACAACCCGCTGCTCACGGTGGAGGACCGGCGGCAACTCGTCGACGAGGCCGCCGGCGTCATGGGCGACCTGCTGACCCTGATGTACGGGCTGCTCGCCGTCGGCACCGTGATCGCCGCACTCGGCGTCGTCAACCCCCTTGCCCTGTCGGTCTCCGAACGCACCCGGGAGATCGGCGTGCTGCGCGCCCTCGGCATGGACCGCGCCGCCATCCGCCGCATGATCCGCCTGGAATCGGTGACCGTCGCCGCGTTCGGCACGCTGCTGGGGCTGGCCGGCGGGCTCTTCGCCGCGTGGGCCGTCGGCGCGCTGGCCAACGGTGCCATGGCGCACTACACGCTGGTGCTGCCCTGGGGAACGCTGCTCGCGGTCTGCCTGCTCTCCCTCGCGGTCGGCGTGCTCGCGGCGGCCGTCCCGGCCCGCCGGGCCGCCGCCCTGAGCCCGCTGGAAGCCGTCGCCAAGGCGTGA
- a CDS encoding SDR family NAD(P)-dependent oxidoreductase gives MTTPQHTATTAEFAGRTAIVTGAARGIGAETVRLLHERGARIVAVDRRQEVAELPGRFPGVSPLVGDITDEATAQRAVDAAVDAFGGLDILVNNAGRPLNKPLTRTTARDWDDVMAVNVRGAFLFAREAFRAMRERGGGAIVSTGSYVCTVGLPEGAAYSASKGALAQLTKVLAVEGGPVGIRANVVAAGVVETDFLDTFRSDSREYLASFADAQPLGRVARPEEIAEVLCFLASPRSSFVTGAVVAADGGFTAI, from the coding sequence ATGACCACACCCCAACACACCGCCACCACAGCGGAGTTCGCCGGCCGCACCGCCATCGTCACCGGGGCGGCGCGCGGCATCGGCGCGGAGACCGTACGGCTGCTGCACGAACGCGGCGCGCGGATCGTCGCCGTCGACCGGCGCCAGGAGGTGGCGGAACTGCCCGGCCGCTTCCCGGGCGTCAGCCCCCTCGTCGGCGACATCACCGACGAGGCGACCGCCCAGCGCGCGGTCGACGCGGCCGTGGACGCCTTCGGCGGCCTCGACATCCTGGTCAACAACGCCGGGCGCCCCCTCAACAAACCCCTCACGCGGACCACGGCGCGGGACTGGGACGACGTGATGGCGGTCAACGTCCGGGGGGCGTTCCTCTTCGCCCGGGAGGCGTTCCGGGCGATGCGGGAGCGGGGCGGTGGAGCCATCGTGAGCACGGGTTCGTACGTCTGCACCGTCGGGTTGCCGGAGGGCGCCGCGTACAGCGCCTCCAAGGGGGCGCTGGCCCAGCTGACGAAGGTGCTCGCCGTCGAAGGGGGGCCGGTGGGCATCCGGGCCAACGTCGTGGCCGCAGGCGTGGTCGAGACGGACTTCCTCGACACGTTCCGCTCCGACAGCCGTGAGTACCTGGCGTCCTTCGCCGACGCGCAGCCGCTGGGCCGGGTGGCCCGGCCCGAGGAGATCGCCGAGGTGCTCTGCTTCCTGGCCTCGCCCCGTTCCAGCTTCGTCACCGGCGCCGTCGTCGCGGCGGACGGCGGCTTCACCGCGATCTGA
- a CDS encoding amidase, whose product MTESSVPGEELAWLDATAQADLVRRGVLSPTELVEAAIERIERLNGKLNAVITPLYEKARAEAAAGTLPDGPFRGVPMLLKDILCDSAGDPAYGGMRALRDRDWRAAEDSTLAARFRSAGFVFCGRTNLPELATSVTTEPLAHGATRNPWDLTRSPGGSSGGSAAAVASGMVPVAHGNDMAGSIRMPASACGVVGLKPTRARTTLGPRYGEYWGAVTHEHVLTRSVRDTAAVLDVTAGMAAGDPYTAPPPARPYREEVGADPGALRIGFRWTPPGATEPAHQDCVAAVEHTARLLESLGHHVAPAPAAALDSPAMAEALPTLFAAILAWELDQWSQRLGERLEPADLEPMNGFLAETGRSVTASQWLSGIQAWQQWARGVAGLWEDGLDILLTPTLPNPPLPLGELAPDAKDPAELVAGVAQGIAFTLPFNVTGQPAVSLPLYHGSDGLPIGVQLVAAYGREDLLIRLASQLEQAAPWSDRRPAFSA is encoded by the coding sequence ATGACGGAGAGTTCGGTGCCCGGCGAAGAACTCGCCTGGCTGGACGCGACGGCACAGGCGGATCTGGTACGGCGCGGTGTGCTGTCACCGACCGAGCTGGTCGAGGCGGCGATCGAGCGGATCGAACGGCTCAACGGCAAGCTCAACGCGGTGATCACGCCGTTGTACGAGAAGGCACGCGCCGAGGCCGCGGCCGGCACGCTGCCCGACGGCCCGTTCCGCGGGGTGCCCATGCTGCTCAAGGACATCCTGTGCGACTCGGCGGGCGATCCGGCGTACGGCGGCATGCGCGCGCTGCGCGACCGCGACTGGCGGGCCGCGGAGGACTCCACGCTGGCGGCGCGGTTCCGTTCGGCGGGCTTCGTCTTCTGCGGCCGGACCAACCTCCCCGAACTCGCCACCAGCGTCACCACCGAACCGCTGGCGCACGGGGCGACCCGCAATCCGTGGGACCTCACCCGTTCCCCGGGCGGCTCCAGCGGCGGATCGGCGGCGGCCGTCGCCTCCGGCATGGTGCCGGTGGCACACGGCAACGACATGGCCGGCTCGATCCGGATGCCGGCCAGCGCCTGCGGGGTCGTCGGCCTCAAGCCCACCCGTGCCCGCACCACGCTCGGCCCGCGCTACGGCGAGTACTGGGGAGCGGTCACCCACGAACACGTCCTGACCCGCTCGGTACGGGACACCGCCGCCGTGCTCGACGTCACCGCGGGGATGGCGGCCGGCGACCCCTACACCGCCCCGCCCCCGGCACGCCCCTACCGCGAGGAGGTCGGCGCCGACCCCGGGGCGTTGCGGATCGGGTTCCGCTGGACGCCTCCGGGCGCCACCGAACCGGCCCACCAGGACTGCGTGGCCGCCGTCGAGCACACCGCGCGACTGCTGGAGTCGCTCGGCCACCACGTGGCTCCCGCCCCGGCGGCGGCCCTGGATTCCCCCGCCATGGCCGAGGCGCTGCCGACCCTCTTCGCGGCCATCCTCGCCTGGGAACTCGACCAGTGGTCCCAACGCCTCGGCGAACGGCTGGAACCCGCCGACCTGGAGCCGATGAACGGGTTCCTCGCCGAGACGGGCCGCTCGGTGACCGCTTCCCAGTGGCTCTCCGGCATTCAGGCCTGGCAGCAGTGGGCGCGCGGCGTGGCGGGGCTGTGGGAGGACGGCCTCGACATACTGCTCACCCCGACGCTGCCCAACCCGCCGCTCCCGCTCGGCGAGTTGGCACCGGACGCCAAGGATCCGGCGGAACTGGTCGCCGGTGTCGCCCAGGGCATAGCGTTCACCCTGCCCTTCAACGTCACCGGCCAGCCCGCCGTCTCCCTGCCCCTGTACCACGGCTCCGACGGACTGCCGATCGGCGTCCAACTCGTCGCCGCCTACGGCCGGGAGGACCTGCTCATCCGGCTGGCCTCCCAGCTCGAACAGGCCGCCCCGTGGTCCGACCGGCGCCCCGCGTTCTCCGCGTAG